From the Acidimicrobiales bacterium genome, the window GTGGTGGTGCTGGTGGGCGTGATCGGCCTGCTGGCCGGGTTCTCGTTGCCCGGAGTCTTCACCGAGTGGAGGTTGGGGCGCCGCCTGCCGGACGGTGACGCTCCCGATGACACGGCCCGTGGCCGCTCGCGCCGAGTCCGCCGGCGCCGAGTCCGCCCGCACCGAGTCCGCCGGCGAGGCGGCGCCCGTGCGGACCGGGGCGCCGCCGCGAAGGGGCGAGCCATGACGGGTGACTGGGCCGAGCCGCAGAGCGACTTCGACAGGCTGTTCACTTCAGAGGACCGCCTGGAGCTCGAAGCCGCCTTCGCGGAGGCGCACACCGAGGAGCTCGAGCAGCTGCGAGCGTTGGCCTCGGAGGCGGCGGCCAGGCTGAGGAGCTCGGCCGTACCCGTCCACGAGGTCTGTTCGATCGGCGCCGGGCACCGGGCCGAGACACTGCGGGTGCGGTTCGCCGACGGGACCACGGTGGTGCTGTCCTGCCGCGGCTCCTCGGGGTCGTATTGGGTGCAGGCACTACGGCGCCAGATCCTGCTGGGCAGCGTCGTCCTCGACCGGATGACGTTCGGCCTCGCCGGTCCCGTCGTCGTGTTCGGGACGCCAGCCGGAGAGGTGTTCGTGATGGCGGACCTGATCACGATCGGGTCCTAGAGGCGGTCGGGGGCCCGGAACCGGATCACGCCGGCCCCTGAAAACACCAACGGCGCCCTAACGGGCGCCGTTGGTGGAGCGAACCAGGCGGCGGATCCTGGCGCTCTGCGGAACCAGCTTGGCGGGCACTGGTTCCCGGCCAGCTGGACTACCCAAGGGTGTGAGCGCTCAAACAGCGCGTCCCGAAATTGCGGAACAACCGCTGAGCTGGGCGCCGGCATCCCGACCGCGGATCCCTCCTGAGGGTGAGCCCCGGTCACCGTGAGGAAGGACCGCCCCCCACCGAGCGCGGCTACGGCGTCGGGTCGGGCTGCTCCTGCGAGATGTCGTCCTCGTCGAGCTCCGGGACACGATCCCGGGCCCGGGTCGACTCCAGGAGGGCCGACGAGACCTTCGGGAGCGTGTCGGTCAGCGGCATCATCTTGTCGAGCCCCGTGATCTCGAGGGACCGCCGCACCGCGGTGGTCGGCCCGGCCAGCACGAGGCCGCCGCCGGCCTGCTGCAGCCTCTTGTGGGCCACGGCCAGCACGGCCAGCCCGGTCGAGTCCATGAAATAGACGCCGCTGAGATCGACCACGAGGTTCAGCCGGCCCTGCTCGGTCATCTCGGCCAAGGTCGCAGCGAGCCGCGGCGCGGTGGCGCAGTCGACCTCGCCCCACACGAAGACGATCGCCTTGGACTCCTCCACCCAGGTGCCGACCTGAAACCGGGGCAGGACTCGCGCTGCCGGCTCCGTGACCTCGTGATGTCGCACAGTGCGCTGGGACCTCCCAGGCGAGGATGAGACGCCACACGATAGGTCCTGGACGGAGGGCGGGAAAGGGTATGCGGGGTGGTATCGGGGCTTCCCTCCCAGGCGGTACGGGTCGGATGGTCCGCTGGCGCGGAGATTGCCTGTGGATTTCTCGCCCGTTGCTGTGCATATCGACGGTTTCGGGCCTAGCCTTGACGAGCGGGGCGGGAGGAGGAGCCGTGGGGCTGGCGTCTAAGGTGGGTTCGGCGGGGGGCCGGGTAGCTCGTCACCGATCACATCAGCAGCATTCGGCAGGAGCTGGCGGTGAGGGCGACGGCGGCGAGGTGGCGCCATCCGGGCGACGAGAACACCGCCGACGAGGCCTGGTCCCATTTCCGTGGACGCGGACGACAGCCGAAGGAGAGCTTATGGCGGAGCAACAGCAGGCAGTGAAGGTCCTGGGCGAACGCCAGGCCACGGCGCCCGAGCCCGCCCCCACAGGGGAGAAGCACGACGTGCGGGTCTTGAGTGGCGGCGGCGCGGTGGTCCCGAAGCCTCCCACCGTGACGCTCATGGTGCAGGCCGAGGTGGAGGTCGAGACGGATCGGCTGGCTGGGAACGCCCTGACGAGGGAGGAAGCCTCGGCGTATGTCGATCGGGCGCACCCGGCGGTGCAAAAGCTGGCCGCCCAGCTGGTCGACGACGACCCATCCGCTCGGGTCCGGGTGACGGTGGGCCCCTACGTGGTGAACAAGCGCGGCAGTTGGTCCTCCTGACCGAGGGGCACCTCGACCTGGTCTGACGCCATCGGCCTGCCCGAATGGGGTTGCCGGGCGATCGCGCCGGTCCCTAGCCTTCCCGCGGCTCTACCAGTGGGGTGGGCGCCGCGTTTGCGCTGGGTTCTGTTTCGGTCGGCCTGACCGGCATCGGCGCTCTCGGTCGCACTCGAGGAGGTTGCTGGATGCGAGCGCTGGTGCAGCGGGTCCGCCGGGCCCGGGTCGTCGTGGGAACCGAGGTCTTGGGGGAGATCGGTCCAGGACTGTGTGTGCTGGTGGGTGTCACCCACTCCGATGACGAAGCCACGGCCCGCCGACTGGCCGAGAAGGTCTGGTATCTGCGTATCCTCGGAACTGACGGGCAGATGGACCGGTCACTGGCCGACATCGGCGGTTCAGTGCTAGTGGTCAGCCAGTTCACGCTGTACGGCGACGTGTCTCGCGGACGACGACCGTCCTGGGCCGGTGCCGCACCCGCAGATCGGGCCGAACCGCTGGTGACCGCCTTCGGCCAGGCCCTCGTGGGTCTGGGGGCGAACGTGGAGACGGGCACGTTCGGCGCCATGATGGATGTCGAGCTCGTCAACCACGGTCCGGTGACGATGTTGCTCGAAGTGGAGGGTTGCGGATGACGTTCGACCTGCGGGCCACGGTGGCTGAGCGAAGGGGAGAGGACTTCCGCCTGCACTCGGCGCACCTCAACCCGCAGATGGTCAAGGTGCTCCGCACCATCGGCTTCGATCGCTTCTACGAGCGGGGCGAGGGGTGTTATCTCTTCGACCGGGACGGCGCCCGCTACCTCGACCTCCTCGCCGGGTTCGGTGTCTTCGCCCTGGGAAGGTCGCATCCCGTGTTGAAGCAGGCGCTCCACGACGCCCTCGACGCCGACCTCGCCAACCTGGTGCAGATGGACTGCTCGCTGCTGTCGGGTCTGTTGGCCGAAGCGCTGCTCGACCGGGTCCCCGCTCAGGTTGACCGCTGTTTCTTCACCAGCAGCGGGGCCGAAGCGGTGGAGGGTGCCATCAAGTTCGCCCGCCGGGCGACGGGTCGAACGCGGATCATCTACTGCGACCACGCCTTCCACGGGCTGACCAACGGCGCCCTGTCGGTGAACGGGGGGAGCGAGTTTCGTGAAGGGTTCGGGCCCCTGCTGCCCGGCTGTGTCGAGGTGCCCTTCGGGGATGCCGACGCCCTGGACGCCGAGCTCGCCAAGGGTGACGTGGCCGCCTTCATCGTCGAGCCGATACAGGGAAAGGGAGTGCATCTTGCGCCCGACGGGTACCTCGCTCGGGCCCGGGAAGCGTGCTCGCGCCACGGAGCCCTGCTCGTGATCGACGAGGTGCAGACCGGCCTCGGTCGCACGGGCAGGTTCCTGGCCCTGGAGCATTGGGAGGCGCAGCCGGACATGATCACCGTGGCGAAGGCGCTCTCAGGTGGCTACATGCCCGTGGGGGCGCTCCTCTGCCGAGCTGACATCTTCGACAGCGTCTTCGATCACATGGAGCGGGCCGTCGTGCACAGCTCGACGTTCGGGGAGAACGAGCTGGCCATGGTGGCCGGTCTGGCCACGCTTCGTGTCCTCGACGACGAGCGCCTGGTGGAGCGGGCCGACGCGACCGGTGAGGCGTTCATGTCGGCGCTCGAGCCGATGGTCGAGAAGTTCGAGTTGGTGCGGGCCGTGCGCGGCAAGGGCCTGATGATCGGCATCGAGTTCGGTGAACCCCGGTCACTCGGGCTGCGATCGAACTGGCGGATGATGGAGCGGCTGAGGCCCGGCCTGTTCACGCAGATGATCGTCGTGCCGATGCTCCACCGCCACCGCATCCTCACCCAGGTGGCCGGGGACAACATGAACATCCTCAAGATCCTTCCTCCGCTGGTGGCGGGGCAGGAGGAGGTCGACCACTTCGTCGACGCGTTCCAGGACGTAGTGGCCGACGCGCATCGCTATCGCGGACTGGTGTGGGATTTCGGACGGACGGTCGCCAAGAGCGCGCTCAAGCGCGAGACGGTCTGAGCATCCGGCCCCATGACGAGCCCGCTCGGCGACTCCGACCCGGTCTGTGTCACCGGTGCCACCGGCTTCATCGGGTCGGCCATCGTCAGGGCGCTCGCGGGGCGTGGCTGTGCGGTGCGGGCGATGGTCGAGCCTGCCGTCGACCAGGCCAACCTCGAGAAGCTCGACGTCGAGGTGGTCGAGGCTGACGTGCGCGATGGCGATGCCGTTCGTCGGGCCCTCACGGGCATCCGCGTCGTGTTCCACACCGCGGCGCTCTACCGGTTCTGGGCGCGGCGGCCCGAGCTCTTCTACGAAGTCAACGTCGGCGGCACGCGCAACGTGCTGGCAGCGGCGGCGTCATCGGGGTCCGGGGTTGTCTACACCAGCACTGTGGGCACGATCGGGCTGCGAGCAGACGGAGCGCCAGCCGACGAGGATGTCGTGGCCGACATCGAGCACCTGTTCGGCAGCTACAAGCGGTCGAAGTACGTCGCCGAGCACGAGACCCTGCGCCATGCTGCTGCCGGCCTACCTGTCGTCATCACCCATCCGACCTTCCCCCTCGGCGAGGGCGATCGGGCGCCGACCCCAACGGGCCAGCTGATCGTGGACTTCCTGAACGGCCGCATTCCCGCCTACGTGCACACGGCGCTCAACGTTGTCGACGTCGACGATCTCGCCGCGGGCCACCTCCTGGCGGCGGAGCGGGGCCGGTCGGGACGCAGCTACATCCTCGGCGGCGAGAACATGGAGCTGGTCGACATCCTGGGCGTGCTGGCCGACCACACCGGCCTGCCCCGGCCTCGGGGGAGGGTTCCCGCCCTGGCTGCCCTCGGCGCCGGGCGCGCCAGCGAGCTGGTCCAGGGTCGGCTGCTCCATCGGTCGCCGGCGATCCCGATGGAAGCGGCGCGCATGTCCACCACCCGGATGGTCTTCGACGACTCGCGGTCCCGCCGGGAGCTGGGCTATACCAGCGCTGCAGCCGCGGAGGCCATCCGCCGGTCCGCCGACTGGTACGTGGCCGAGGGCTACGTCCGACCCGAGCGCCTTCGGCGCATGTCATCGACCCCGGGCCCGGACAGCCAGCCCTAAGGGGAAGCGGGGACAGCAGCCATCGACCGACTGGTCGCCACGGGACTCGGGTAAGGGGCGACGGTGGATCGGCATGTCGGCTCCGCCCGCCCGTCGCGGCGCAGGCGAGTCACGCTCGCGGCGCTGGCCGCGGTGGTGGTGATCGTGCTCGGGCTGGGCGCGGTGGTGATCGTGCTGACCTCCCACCGCAAGGTGCTGCTGATCGGCGACTCGATCATGCAGTCGGCGGGGCCCGCTGCGACCGGCGAACTTCAGCGCCAGGGCTTCCAGGTCCAGGTGGCGGCCTACTTCGGGACGGGCCTGCTGGATACGAGGTTCGACTGGTTGGCGCTGATGCGCCGGCTGGTCTCGCAATACCATCCCGACATCGTGGTGGTCGAGTTCGTCGGCAACTACGGCACGTTCGGGACGCGGCCCGGTATCGCCGACATGACCCCACAGTTCTACGCCGCCTGGGCGGTGGCGGCGCAGCAGGCGACCGACATCCTCAGCTCGGACCACGCCCAGGTGTACTGGGTGTTGGGACCGCCGATGGCGAAGCAGGCGATGGAGCAGAAGCTCACCGCCCTGGACATGATCTACATGGCCCTCCAGGCGCCGCGCTCACCCGCCCACCGGCCGCTCTTCGTCGACGAGGTCAAGCCGTTCGTCGACGCCCAGGGCCGGTACCAGGCGTCGACCGTGGGCCCGGACGGCGGACAGGTCCCGCTGCGCTTGCCTGACGGGCTGCACCTCGCCGCCCCGACGGGCACGCAACGCTTCGCCGACGCCATCACCGCCGCGATCACGGCCAACGACGGCTGACCCGTCGTGCTCCTGGCGGCTACGCCGCCCCGGGCGGGCCCAATCCCCGTCTCCCCTCTGCTGCTCGATATAGGTCGGGGGGCGCCAACCCCGCTGCCCGCCATGAGTCGACAGGATCGACATCTTCCGACATGGACCGGTGGACACGAGACACAATGGCTCCGCCCGCCTTCGTCAGGTCAGGAGGCCCTCTGCATGGCGGCCGACCGCAGCTCCAAGCGCACCGCCCGGAAGCAGCCCGCCCGGGCGACGACCGCCAAGAAGAAGGCGCCGGCCCGGACGACCGCGGCCAAGAAGCTGGCGACCTTGGCAATCGACGTGGGCGGCACCGGCCTCAAGGCCTCCGTCCTCGATCAGTCCGGGGGGATGGAGGTGGACCGGGTCCGGGTGGCGACCTCCTATCCCTGCCCGCCCACCAAGCTCGTCGAGACGCTACGGCGCCTTGTCGAGCCGCTGCCGGGCTACGACAGGGTGTCCGCGGGCTTCCCGGGCATGGTCCGCGACGGCCGTGTGCTGTCGGCCCCACACTTCATCACCGTGTCGGGTCCGGAGTCCGAGACGGTGCCCGATCTGGTCGAGGCGTGGAGCGGGTTCGATCTCGCTGCGGCGCTGGAGGCCGCGCTCGGCAAGCCCACCAAGGTGGTCAACGACGCCGACCTCCAGGGCGCCGCGGTGGTGAAGGGGAAGGGGCTCGAGCTGGTGGTGACCCTGGGCACCGGCGTCGGCACCGGGCTGTTCTTCCACGGCCGGCTGACGCCACATATGGAGCTCGCCCATCACCCGCTGCACAAGAAAGAGGCCTACGACGAGTACCTCGGCAACGACGCCCGGAAGCGTATCGGCGACAAGAAGTGGAACAAGCGGGTCGAGAGGGCCGTCGAGACCCTCGATGCCTTGTTCTTCTACGACCACGTCTACATCGGAGGCGGGAACTCGAAGCGCATCACCGGTGACCTGGGCCCCAAGGTCACCATCGTCGACAACTCGGCGGGCATTCTCGGAGGGATCAAGCTCTGGGACCGGCACTAGCCTCTGAGGTGGCGAGCGGGACCCGCTCGAACATTCGGCGGGCCAACGGAGAGGGAGGGATCGGCGTATGCAGCTCGGAATGATCGGCCTCGGCCGCATGGGGGCCAACCTCGTGCGCAGGCTCATGCGGGGCGGCCAGGAGTGCGTGGTCTATGACCGCAATCCGCCGAAGGTGAAGGATCTCGACGAAGCGGGCGCAACGGGAAGCTCCTCCCTCGACGATCTGGTCGCCAAGATGGCACCCCCCCGAGCGGCGTGGGTCATGGTGCCCGCTGCCGGCACGGGCAAGATGGTGTCGGATCTGGCCGAGAAGATGGACCCGGGGGACATCATCATCGACGGCGGCAACTCCTACTATCGCGACGACATCGACCGGGCCAAGACCCTCGGGGCCAAAGGCATCCACTACGTGGACGTAGGCACGAGCGGCGGCGTGTTCGGGCTGGAGCGCGGTTTCTGCCTCATGATCGGCGGCGAGGCCGAGGTGGTCCGCCACCTCGATCCGATCTTCGCCACCATCGCTCCGGGGGCGGGCTCGATCGAGCGGACACCCGGGCGCACGGGGAAGCACTCCACCTCTGAGAACGGCTACCTCCACTGCGGGCCGAACGGCGCCGGCCACTTTGTCAAGATGGTCCACAACGGCATCGAGTACGGGATCATGGCCGCCTACGCCGAGGGCCTCGCCGTCCTTCGTCGCGCCAACATCGGCGACGACAAGGAGGTCTCGGACGCCGAGACCACGCCTCTGCGGGATCCTCAGTACTACCGCTACGACATCGACACCACCGAAGTGGCCGAGGTGTGGCGCCGGGGGAGCGTGGTGGCGTCGTGGCTCCTGGATCTGACCGCCTCCGCCCTGCGTGCCGACCCGGCCTTGTCGAGCTTCACCGGTCGGGTGTCCGACTCGGGAGAAGGGCGCTGGACGTCCATGGCTGCGATCGACGAGGGCGTCCCCGCTCACGTCCTCACCACCGCGTTGTACGAACGCTTCAGCTCGAGGGGCGAGGGCGACTTCGCCGACCGGATACTGTCGGCCATGCGCAAGGAGTTCGGAGGACACGACGAGCGATCCGGCTGAGGTCAGCGACGAGTCCCGCACCGCGATCCCGGTGCGGGACGGCCTGTTCACGATGGCGACGGATGGCTCTGCCCGCCTGCTCGGAGGATGGTGCGGTACCTGCGGTGAGCGCCACTTTCCGTCGACCGCTTCCTGCCCCTACTGCTCGGCGGAGGACGTCACGGAGGCTCCGCTGTCGCCGACGGGCACGCTGTGGTCCTGGACGGCTGTGACGGCCCCGCCGCCCGGCTATGGCGGCGAGGTCCCGTTCGGCTTCGGCGTGGTGGAGCTCCCTGAGCGGATCCGGGTCATCACCCGGATCACCGAGGCCGACCCGGCGCGCCTGCGCCGGGGCCAGGTCATGCGACTCGAGATCGTCCCCCTCCACCGCGGTGAGGACGATCGGCCCGTGGTCACCTACGCGTTCGGGCCCGACGAGCGGTGAGCGCGGCCGACGTCGAGATCGCAGGTGTCGGGATCCATCCCTTCGGGCGGTTCGACGCCAAGTCGGTGACAGAGATGGGCGTGGCCGCCGTGCGGGCGAGCATGGCCGAGGCGGGCGTGGGCCGGGGCGGGTTCCAGGCCGCCTTCTGCGGGACCGCGTACGGAGGGGTGGCCGCCGGTCACAAGGTGCTCGATGCACTCGGTATGACGGGCATGCCGATCTTCGACGTGGAGGCCGGCTGCGCCAGCGGCGCCGCAGCACTGATCCTCGCGGCTGACGCGATCCGCGCCGGCCAGCACGACACCGCCCTGGTGTACGGCATCGAGAAGATGCCACGGGGCATCATCCGATCGTCGTTCTTCGAGCCCTGGCGCGAGGAGGCGGGTCTGGCGGCGACGCCCGCCTATTTCGCCCTGCGGGCCCAGCGCCTGATGCACGAGTCCGGCGTGACGCTGGACCATCTCGCCCAGGTCGTGGTGAAGAACCGCCGCCACGGGGTCGAGAACCCGGCTGCCATGTTCCGTCGAGCAGTGAGCGCCGAGGAGGTGCTTGCCTCGCGGGTCGTGTGTGAGCCGCTGCGACTGTGGATGCTGTGCTCTCCCAACGAGGGCGCGGCCGCGGTCGTGCTGCGGCGGTCGGCCGGCCGCTCCGGCCGGCCCGTCAAGGTGGTCGCGGCCGTTCTGCGATCGCACCTCCCGGGCAACGTGTTGAGCGAGGCGACGCCGATGTCAGGGCGGGTCGACGACAGCATCCCGCCCCCGACGACCCTGGCTGCTCGAGCCGCGTACGAGACAGCAGGGCTGGGTCCGTCGGATCTGGACGTCGTGGAGTGCCAGGACACCGACGCGGCTCGGGAGCTCCTCTCCTACGAGGAGCTCGGGCTCTGCCCCCGGGGTGACGCCGGCAAGACGGTCGAGGACGGGGCGACGGAGATGGACGGGCGGCTGCCGGTGAACCCGAGTGGGGGCCTCCTGTCGAAGGGCGAGCCGCTGGGCGCGTCGGCGCTGGGCCAGGTCGTCGAGCTCACACTTCAGCTGCGCGGCGACGCCGGGCCTCGCCAGGTGCAAGGGGCGAGGACGGGGCTGGCCCACACCGTCGGCCGGGGCGCCAACGC encodes:
- a CDS encoding STAS domain-containing protein; the encoded protein is MRHHEVTEPAARVLPRFQVGTWVEESKAIVFVWGEVDCATAPRLAATLAEMTEQGRLNLVVDLSGVYFMDSTGLAVLAVAHKRLQQAGGGLVLAGPTTAVRRSLEITGLDKMMPLTDTLPKVSSALLESTRARDRVPELDEDDISQEQPDPTP
- the dtd gene encoding D-aminoacyl-tRNA deacylase, with translation MRALVQRVRRARVVVGTEVLGEIGPGLCVLVGVTHSDDEATARRLAEKVWYLRILGTDGQMDRSLADIGGSVLVVSQFTLYGDVSRGRRPSWAGAAPADRAEPLVTAFGQALVGLGANVETGTFGAMMDVELVNHGPVTMLLEVEGCG
- a CDS encoding aspartate aminotransferase family protein, with the protein product MTFDLRATVAERRGEDFRLHSAHLNPQMVKVLRTIGFDRFYERGEGCYLFDRDGARYLDLLAGFGVFALGRSHPVLKQALHDALDADLANLVQMDCSLLSGLLAEALLDRVPAQVDRCFFTSSGAEAVEGAIKFARRATGRTRIIYCDHAFHGLTNGALSVNGGSEFREGFGPLLPGCVEVPFGDADALDAELAKGDVAAFIVEPIQGKGVHLAPDGYLARAREACSRHGALLVIDEVQTGLGRTGRFLALEHWEAQPDMITVAKALSGGYMPVGALLCRADIFDSVFDHMERAVVHSSTFGENELAMVAGLATLRVLDDERLVERADATGEAFMSALEPMVEKFELVRAVRGKGLMIGIEFGEPRSLGLRSNWRMMERLRPGLFTQMIVVPMLHRHRILTQVAGDNMNILKILPPLVAGQEEVDHFVDAFQDVVADAHRYRGLVWDFGRTVAKSALKRETV
- the hpnA gene encoding hopanoid-associated sugar epimerase — encoded protein: MTSPLGDSDPVCVTGATGFIGSAIVRALAGRGCAVRAMVEPAVDQANLEKLDVEVVEADVRDGDAVRRALTGIRVVFHTAALYRFWARRPELFYEVNVGGTRNVLAAAASSGSGVVYTSTVGTIGLRADGAPADEDVVADIEHLFGSYKRSKYVAEHETLRHAAAGLPVVITHPTFPLGEGDRAPTPTGQLIVDFLNGRIPAYVHTALNVVDVDDLAAGHLLAAERGRSGRSYILGGENMELVDILGVLADHTGLPRPRGRVPALAALGAGRASELVQGRLLHRSPAIPMEAARMSTTRMVFDDSRSRRELGYTSAAAAEAIRRSADWYVAEGYVRPERLRRMSSTPGPDSQP
- a CDS encoding ROK family protein; its protein translation is MAADRSSKRTARKQPARATTAKKKAPARTTAAKKLATLAIDVGGTGLKASVLDQSGGMEVDRVRVATSYPCPPTKLVETLRRLVEPLPGYDRVSAGFPGMVRDGRVLSAPHFITVSGPESETVPDLVEAWSGFDLAAALEAALGKPTKVVNDADLQGAAVVKGKGLELVVTLGTGVGTGLFFHGRLTPHMELAHHPLHKKEAYDEYLGNDARKRIGDKKWNKRVERAVETLDALFFYDHVYIGGGNSKRITGDLGPKVTIVDNSAGILGGIKLWDRH
- the gnd gene encoding decarboxylating 6-phosphogluconate dehydrogenase, producing the protein MQLGMIGLGRMGANLVRRLMRGGQECVVYDRNPPKVKDLDEAGATGSSSLDDLVAKMAPPRAAWVMVPAAGTGKMVSDLAEKMDPGDIIIDGGNSYYRDDIDRAKTLGAKGIHYVDVGTSGGVFGLERGFCLMIGGEAEVVRHLDPIFATIAPGAGSIERTPGRTGKHSTSENGYLHCGPNGAGHFVKMVHNGIEYGIMAAYAEGLAVLRRANIGDDKEVSDAETTPLRDPQYYRYDIDTTEVAEVWRRGSVVASWLLDLTASALRADPALSSFTGRVSDSGEGRWTSMAAIDEGVPAHVLTTALYERFSSRGEGDFADRILSAMRKEFGGHDERSG
- a CDS encoding OB-fold domain-containing protein produces the protein MRDGLFTMATDGSARLLGGWCGTCGERHFPSTASCPYCSAEDVTEAPLSPTGTLWSWTAVTAPPPGYGGEVPFGFGVVELPERIRVITRITEADPARLRRGQVMRLEIVPLHRGEDDRPVVTYAFGPDER
- a CDS encoding thiolase family protein, with protein sequence MSAADVEIAGVGIHPFGRFDAKSVTEMGVAAVRASMAEAGVGRGGFQAAFCGTAYGGVAAGHKVLDALGMTGMPIFDVEAGCASGAAALILAADAIRAGQHDTALVYGIEKMPRGIIRSSFFEPWREEAGLAATPAYFALRAQRLMHESGVTLDHLAQVVVKNRRHGVENPAAMFRRAVSAEEVLASRVVCEPLRLWMLCSPNEGAAAVVLRRSAGRSGRPVKVVAAVLRSHLPGNVLSEATPMSGRVDDSIPPPTTLAARAAYETAGLGPSDLDVVECQDTDAARELLSYEELGLCPRGDAGKTVEDGATEMDGRLPVNPSGGLLSKGEPLGASALGQVVELTLQLRGDAGPRQVQGARTGLAHTVGRGANASVVLLNR